The following coding sequences lie in one Maribacter forsetii DSM 18668 genomic window:
- a CDS encoding head GIN domain-containing protein produces MINNSLSCLIERSRDLIVLMVILVSLFVSCDSENASDCFQSTGEITRQEVSVAEFSSITVFENVTLIIKQGDTQKVEIETGENLRNEVAAVVDDEQLLLTDTNDCNYVRDYGTTVVYVTTPNLTSIRSSTGFPVQSDGVLAFESLSLLSESFTDPEAETTDGEFNLELDVSSLSITSNGISYFKLKGSADSFNISIAAGDSRVEAEELITQRVNFNHRGSNDILVNPQESLTGVLRGTGDLQSFNRPATVDVEELYNGRLIFVE; encoded by the coding sequence ATGATAAATAATTCACTTAGTTGTCTGATTGAGCGCAGTCGAGACCTTATAGTCTTGATGGTAATTTTGGTTTCCCTATTTGTTTCTTGCGATTCTGAAAATGCTTCGGATTGTTTTCAAAGTACTGGTGAGATTACGAGACAAGAAGTTTCGGTTGCCGAGTTCTCTTCAATAACAGTTTTTGAGAACGTAACTCTAATTATTAAACAAGGAGATACACAAAAAGTAGAAATTGAAACTGGTGAAAATTTACGTAATGAAGTAGCTGCGGTTGTGGATGATGAACAATTGTTATTGACAGATACAAATGACTGTAATTATGTACGTGATTATGGAACCACGGTAGTTTATGTGACCACTCCAAATTTAACCAGTATTCGTAGTAGTACCGGTTTTCCTGTTCAAAGTGACGGAGTGCTGGCTTTTGAAAGTTTAAGCTTGCTATCAGAAAGTTTTACAGATCCAGAAGCGGAAACTACAGATGGGGAATTCAATTTAGAATTAGACGTTTCTAGTTTAAGTATAACAAGCAACGGAATATCATATTTCAAGTTAAAGGGTAGCGCAGATAGCTTTAATATAAGTATTGCGGCAGGTGATTCTAGGGTAGAGGCAGAAGAACTGATAACCCAGCGGGTAAATTTTAACCATAGAGGTTCAAATGATATTTTAGTGAATCCGCAAGAAAGTTTAACCGGAGTTTTAAGAGGTACAGGAGACCTACAGAGTTTTAACCGACCGGCAACAGTGGATGTTGAAGAATTGTATAACGGACGCTTGATCTTTGTGGAATGA
- a CDS encoding serine hydrolase domain-containing protein, with amino-acid sequence MNPILKYLKNVFAAKRILADDTELTGLVKVDYLLQQLIIEDKVPGIAITVLKEGKSVFQKGYGNANIGEKQYIDPKKSIFRIASVSKPIAATALAHMVQEGLIDLDESYYTYLPDYPKKEWDFTIRQLASHTAGIRVYKGKEYGLNEPLSIKQGLKIFKDDPLVYKPGTEYLYNSFDWAMISAAIQEASGIPFEEYVQEKVLNPLGMNSTYCPQCYYQSDSQSSSKNSDALGVNHISALKEQNRVTAFYTKSISGFRKAIPVDNFYKLAGGGYLSTSEDIAKFGQAFLDKKVKVKETILDQFLRAQQVAGNSTYYGLGWQVSEDAKGRKFFGHVGNGVGGYANFFVYPKEQLVFSILVNCTDPKIQEELDAIIDCFFDEVDF; translated from the coding sequence ATGAATCCTATACTCAAATATCTAAAAAACGTGTTTGCTGCTAAACGTATTTTGGCGGATGATACTGAGTTAACAGGATTGGTAAAAGTAGATTATTTACTTCAACAATTAATAATAGAAGATAAAGTACCCGGAATTGCAATTACGGTTTTAAAAGAGGGAAAGTCAGTTTTCCAAAAAGGGTATGGGAATGCCAACATTGGCGAGAAACAGTATATAGACCCTAAAAAATCTATTTTTAGAATTGCTAGTGTCTCAAAGCCTATTGCAGCTACAGCTTTAGCACATATGGTACAAGAAGGGCTTATTGATTTAGATGAGTCTTACTATACTTACCTTCCAGATTACCCTAAGAAAGAATGGGATTTTACCATTCGCCAATTAGCTAGTCACACCGCAGGTATACGTGTTTATAAAGGCAAGGAATATGGTTTGAACGAACCATTATCCATCAAACAGGGTCTTAAGATATTTAAAGATGATCCTTTGGTATACAAACCAGGTACCGAATATTTGTACAATAGTTTTGACTGGGCAATGATTTCTGCAGCAATACAAGAAGCAAGCGGAATTCCGTTTGAGGAATATGTGCAAGAGAAGGTGCTGAATCCGCTAGGGATGAATTCTACTTATTGTCCCCAATGTTATTACCAGTCAGACTCACAGAGCAGTAGTAAAAATTCTGATGCTCTTGGGGTAAATCATATTTCCGCATTAAAAGAACAAAACCGTGTTACTGCATTTTACACAAAGAGCATTTCAGGATTTAGAAAGGCGATACCTGTAGATAATTTTTACAAATTAGCTGGCGGTGGTTATTTGTCTACGTCAGAGGATATCGCAAAATTCGGACAAGCATTTCTAGATAAGAAAGTTAAAGTCAAAGAGACTATTCTGGATCAATTTTTAAGGGCTCAACAAGTAGCTGGTAATTCTACGTACTACGGTTTAGGTTGGCAGGTAAGCGAAGATGCAAAAGGTAGAAAGTTCTTTGGGCATGTTGGTAACGGAGTAGGAGGGTATGCTAATTTCTTTGTCTACCCTAAAGAGCAACTTGTTTTTTCAATTCTTGTTAATTGTACAGATCCTAAAATACAAGAAGAGCTAGATGCAATAATAGATTGTTTTTTTGATGAGGTTGATTTTTGA
- a CDS encoding acyloxyacyl hydrolase yields MNFKFLSILLISVSCCFAQESGEQKKYTLDASQFYGSIILHNPDISHLITSHPAGVILSYNRKTYGLNAWEELYNYPDFGYSFIYQNSNNSTLGDNYGLYAHYNFYLFKRNVQLRVGQGVSYATNPYDKVTNFRNNAYGSDVLSSTYLMFNYHKENIIKGLGLKAGISLIHYSNANFRAPNTSTNTLAFNAGVVYDLDGGKEIEYIHREKEKITEPLRYNFALRTGINESDVIDSGQYGFVVLSAYADKRVGRKSALQFGVDAYFSNFLKELIRYQSIAFPENGVAADDDYKRVGIFAGHELFINRTSVVSQFGYYVYYPFDFEGRTYLRVGLKRYFGEKIFGAVTLKSHGAKAEAVEFGIGIRL; encoded by the coding sequence ATGAATTTTAAGTTTCTATCCATTTTACTGATTTCAGTAAGTTGTTGTTTCGCACAAGAATCTGGTGAGCAAAAAAAGTATACCCTTGATGCTAGTCAGTTTTACGGGTCTATAATTTTACATAATCCAGATATTTCGCATTTAATCACTTCGCACCCTGCGGGTGTAATTTTGAGTTACAATAGAAAAACCTATGGTTTAAATGCATGGGAGGAGTTATATAATTATCCTGATTTTGGATACTCTTTCATTTATCAGAATTCTAATAATAGCACACTAGGTGATAATTACGGACTCTACGCGCATTATAATTTTTATCTTTTTAAGCGTAATGTGCAGCTTCGCGTTGGGCAAGGGGTCTCTTATGCTACTAACCCGTATGATAAAGTAACCAATTTTAGAAATAACGCATACGGATCAGATGTATTAAGTTCTACGTATTTAATGTTCAATTATCATAAGGAGAATATTATTAAAGGGCTAGGACTCAAAGCAGGTATCTCTTTAATACATTATTCAAATGCTAATTTTAGAGCTCCTAATACCTCTACCAATACCTTGGCTTTCAATGCCGGAGTGGTATACGATTTAGATGGAGGCAAAGAAATAGAATATATACATCGAGAAAAAGAAAAAATAACAGAGCCTTTACGTTATAATTTTGCTTTAAGAACAGGTATAAACGAAAGTGATGTTATTGATTCTGGACAGTATGGTTTTGTTGTACTCTCTGCCTATGCGGATAAAAGAGTGGGAAGAAAAAGTGCGTTACAATTTGGGGTAGATGCCTATTTCTCTAATTTTTTAAAGGAGTTGATTCGCTATCAAAGTATAGCTTTTCCAGAAAATGGTGTTGCTGCAGATGACGATTATAAAAGAGTAGGAATATTTGCTGGACATGAGTTGTTCATAAATCGAACTTCGGTAGTTTCGCAATTCGGATATTATGTGTATTATCCATTTGATTTTGAGGGGCGTACATATTTACGTGTAGGGCTAAAACGTTATTTTGGAGAAAAGATATTTGGGGCAGTTACCTTAAAATCTCACGGAGCAAAAGCAGAAGCAGTAGAATTCGGGATAGGAATACGATTATAA